CGAAGCTTTGTACTTTTTTAAGGATGGAAAGTTTAAGGTGATAAAATCTTCGAGTACATTTCACTTTAGTTATTACATAAATGATATTCTTTATGTACTAGAACGTGGGGTGGGACTCGATAAGTACGAAAACGGACGGCTTTCTCTTCTTCCTGGAGGCGATGAATTTTCGGATGATCGCATCTATAGTATTTTGCCTATTGCTAAAAACAAATTGCTTTTTGCTACACGCGATCGAGGATTATTTCTCTATGATATGCTTCAACCTCTTGGCAAGAATATCCTCCAACTTAATACACCTGCCAGCGATTATTTAGCTGAAAGCCAAGTATACGATGGTGTTCAATTGGAAGACAGTTCAATTATTTATGGCACACTTCAAGGGGGCTTAGTGATATTAAATCAGAAAGCTGAAATCATTAAAGTTTTAAATAAATCCAATATTCTTGAAGATAATAAAGTCAATGACTTGTATGTGGATAATTATGGTGATTTATGGATGGCCCAAGATAATAATGTATCTATTCTCGAAATTAATTCTCCATTTACTTTTATTAAAGATAAGAATGGCATAAATGGCAATATCCAAGGCATTTGCAAATTCGAAAACAGGGTCTATGTGGCTACAACTCTCGGTGCTTATTTTATAGAACTGAATTCGACTCAGGCTGGATTTGAAAATAATCCAAAATTTAACAAGTTGGATTTAAAATCAGAATGTTTTAGCTTTTTGGATGCTAAAATTGGTGCGGTAAATAAATTATTTGTCGCAACAACTTTGGGCTTTTTTGAAATTCAAGAAAACAAAATAAAACCCATCCTACAAGAGTATTGTTTCTTTGCTTTTCAGTCCAAAATTGACCCAAATAAATTATTTGTAGGTTTAAAAAATGGCTTTGCCGTGTTAACTCTAACTGATGGTTCTTGGGAAATTAATTACCCGGATCAAAATATTAAAGATGAAATTAAAACAATTGCAGAAGACCATTACGGAAATATTTGGCTAGTCTCTGTAAAGGAAGGTGTTTATAAAGTGACAAAAGAAGGTTTAGCCCATCTTAATTCACTTGGTACCTCACAGTATCAGTATGAAAAATTTGACACCGCTAGCGGCTTGCCCGATGTGATTTACAATAAAGTTTTTCCATTTGAACAAGATGTTATTTTCGGTACAAAAGATGGATTTTTTAATTTCAATTACCGCACCAATCGCTTTGATCCATTCTTAACTTTCAACCAAGTTTTAGATAAATCTTCATCACAAATTGTAGATTTTGCAAAAGCTTCAGAGCATGAATACATTGTATTATCAGTACTTGAAGGAAGTGGTCCACTTATTTCCATACTTGAAAAAAAGCCTGATGGTAACTATAGCAATTACTCAAAACAATTCAGGAGAATGGGAGAAGTGGTGGTAACAGCAATCTGTATTAAAAATGAGAACACATTGTGGATGAGTTCTACCAACAACATTATTTGCGCCGATCAACATACCGTTAAAAATAATAGTAAAACATCCGATCGATTATACAATGCTTTAATTAGAAACATAAGAATTGGAAATGATTCAATTATTTTTTATGGAACATTCGCAGACAAGGTGATTAAATATAATGAGGAATGGAATATTCCAACACTAAAACAACCCCGATCCTTTTTACCCGAAATTTCATTTAGACTAAATTCCATTTCCTTTGCATTTAGTTATTCTTTTAACGAACCCTCCACTTCAAATTATTATAGTTATTACTTAGAAGGTTTTGAAAACGAATGGAAGCCATGGTCATTAGAATCCAAAGTTTCCTACAACAACTTACGCGAAGGCAAATACACCCTCCACTTAAAAGCAAAAAATATTTATGATACCATTAGCGACGAAACCACATATGAGTTTGTGATTTTACCCCCTTGGTACCGCACCATTTGGGCTTATTTAGCTTATCTGTTACTTTTTGCAGGATTTGTTTATTTGGTGGTTCAAGTTTCGGTAAGGCGTTTAAAAACGGCAAAACTAGTCTTGGAAAATACAGTGAAGGAACGAACTTCCGAAATCGTAAAACAAAGCGAAGAAATTCAAAAGCAAAAAGATATTGTTGAAATAAAAAACAAAGACATTACCGACAGTATAAACTATGCTAAACGCATTCAGGATACCATACTTCCGCCTGATAACGAAATAAAGCGTTTGCTGCCCGAAAGTTTTATTTTGTTTTTGCCAAAGGATATTTTGAGTGGTGACTTTTATTGGGTGGATGAAATTGATGACACTGTTTTGGTTGCAGCTGTTGATTGCACGGGACATGGCGTGCCGGGAGCTTTGATGAGCATTGTGGGAAATAATATTTTAAGTCAATCCATTAACGAACACCGCCTATCAAAACCATCGGCCATCTTGGATGAATTAAATAAAGGCGTGACGAATACCCTCCGCCAAAAAAATGAGGAAAGCAAGGTTAAGGATGGAATGGATATAGTGCTGCTTTCGCTCGATAAGAAAACAAACAAAGTTGCTTGGGCAGGTGCTAATAATCCCATTTATCACATCCGAAATGGAGAACTTACCGAAACCAAAGGAAATAAATTTCCCATCGGAATCTTTATTGGCGAGGAACTTAAGCATTTCGACAACCACGAGATGGAGGTTCAAAAAGGCGATACGATATATCTTTTTACCGATGGTTATGCCGATCAGTTTGGTGGACCGAAAGGCAAAAAGTTCAAGTACAATCAATTTAAAATTACGCTGATTCAACTTCAACATCTACCTATGGAGGAACAACGGATGAAATTGCTAAACACCATTCGCTCTTGGCAAGGTGAAAACGAACAGGTAGATGATATTCTCGTAATCGGAATCAAAATCTAAGAAATTCAAAAATTATATCTTGCTAATTATAAACTTTATTCAACTATAATTCGGAGTAAACAGGGTAAAGAAGCTGTTTGTCTAAATAGTGAAATGATTATTGCAAGTGTTAACATTTGTGAATAACTTTGGTAAAATTAGCGTTCGACACCGATACTTAACTTTTGGCAATTTGGGTAATAACTTTACTTCCCTGATTTATGCTTGAATTCAAAGAGAGCACTACTTCTCTAAAATATACGCTAGAAGACACTGCGTTTGTGGACGCGTTGAATCAAAAAGCGTGGAGCATACGTAAGTCCTATCCCAATAAATCGTTGGATTTGGCGCTAAAGGCGCGTGAAGTGGCCATCGAAATTAATTACAGTTATGGGCTTGCGCAAAGCTACTTATCTTCAGGCTCTTCCTATTACTTGCTTTCTCAATTTCAAATTGCATTACTGGATTTGCAAAAAGCACAATCCATCTTTGAATATTTAAAAGAACATGCCGGATTAGCAGCTGTTATTCGTTCCATTGGAAATATTCACTTGGCCCTCTTTCAATATGAAAAATCGCTTGAAGTTTATTTTCAAGCACTTAAATTTAGCAGAGACGCCAACGATAAATTAGGTATAGCCTATATCTACCGAAATATTTCGGCGGTGTATCATTATCAGGAGAAATATGAAATCAGTTTGGAATACGCTTCCAAAGCGATAGAACTGTTTATTGAGCAACAAGAAGAGCTTGGATTAACCGATGCACTCAACAGTGTGGGAAATACCTACCTCAAAACCAATCAACCCCAAAAAGCTTTTGACGTATTAACGCGCTCTTTAAAGATTAGCAACTTCAATAATCACCTCAAAGGAATAGCTTTGGCCAATACTTCTCTTGGAAAATACTATTGCATTGTTCACGATTACAACCAAGCTATTTATCACCACCAACTGGCCATGAGTGCGGCTAAGGAAATGGGTGAAAAAATGCTCATCAGTGAAGTATATAAAAACTTGTCCGACGCTTATAAACTCATTGGTGATTTTGAGCAAGCACTCGAATGCTTTGAATATCACGACAAAGTTAAAAGCAAAGTGCTTACCAGCAATAACGAAGTAATCATAAATGTGATGCAAACGCAGTTTGAGTTGGAACAAGCTGAAAAAGAAAAAGAAATTTACAAGCTGCGGAATTATGAATTGGCGAAGGCGAATAAATTGATTGAAACCAAAAACAAAGATATCACCGACAGTATTAAATACGCCAAGCACATTCAAGAAGCCAGTTTACCTGATAAAGCTTTGATGGATGAGTACCTCAAAGATTATTTTGTTTTGTACAAACCCAAAGACATTGTAAGTGGTGATTTTTATTGGTTTGCCGAGAAGGATGGAATCGTATATGTGGCAGCAGTGGATTGCACGGGACATGGTGTTCCAGGGGCTTTTATTTCGATTGTAGGGCAAAATTTATTACGACAGGCTTTGAGTGAATTAAAGACGGCTTCACCTGCGCAAATATTAGATGAAGTAAATCGTTTATTTAACCTCACTATTCGTCAAACCTTTGAGGAATCTACTGTGCGCGATGGCATGGACATTAGCTTATGTCGCATCGATTTTAAAAACCTCAGTCTTCAATTTGCAGGAGCCTTTAATCCCTTGTTTTTAGTGCGGGAAACAGCGCTCACTAAATACACCGCTGATAAATTTCCAATTGGGATTTTTATTGGTGAGGAGGTGCGAAAATTTCACAACAATGAAATTAAATTAGAACCAAAAGACATTATTTACATGGCCAGCGATGGTTATGCCGATCAATTTGGTGGAGAGGAAGGAAAAAAATTAAAAAATAAATTCTTCCATCAAACGCTTATTGATAATCATTTGTTGGAAATGTATCAGCAAAAAATTAACCTCGAAAATTTCCATAATCAATGGCGTGGACCTTACGAGCAGGTGGATGATATTTTGGTAATTGGCATCCGCATTTAACCGCTGTAATCGCAAAGGGCGTAGTGTTGTAAAAACAGACTACAAATCCCTAATCCAAAATAAAATTTCCAAACTCCAAATTCCTAAATCTCAAATCCTGATCCCTTAATCCTTAACCCCAAATCCTTATTCCTTAGTCCTTAATCCCAAATAAAGGATGCTAGTTCGGAATTATTTCCATCAACATTTCAATACCTTTCAAATCATAATACGTACAGGTCATTTTATCGGTATTAGTTACCCATTTCTCAACACCTGATTTAGCACAGTCCTTGCAAAATGTTGGGAAATCGGTTTTACCTTGCTGATGTGCCTTAAGGTCAACCTTGAATTGCGCAATATTCGAAGTATCCGCAATAGTTAAGGCTTCGTATTTTGCACCGGTCGAAATAGTATAATCGTCGGTTCCGTAATAATTTGTGTTACCGGTGCTCACAAATGTTTCATATTTTATAAGACCTAATTTTTTAATTTCATGGATGTACGTGGGAAAGTCCGCGCCCGATTTTACACGACTGTGTGCTGCTTTAATTTGTTCAATGGTAAACATAAATTATGTGCGAGTTGTGTTTCAAAATTCAGTTAATAATTCTTCTATTTCAGTTATAAAGTATTATAAACTTGCACAGCACTACCTATTCTTCACTAAGTTCCTTATTGCTGGCATACACGCGCCATTTGGATAATACGGCCTGCATATCGGCCGGTAATTCCGAATCAAAAAACAATTCCTTTTTTGTAGTAGGATGCACAAAGCCCAACGATTTAGCATGCAGCGCTTGACGCGGAATAAGTTCAAAACAATTATTGATAAATTGTTTGTATTTGGCAAAGGTGGTACCTTTTAAAATTCTTGCACCACCGTATAATTCATCGTTAAATAGCGGATGTCCAATGTGTTTAAAATGCACCCGTATTTGATGTGTGCGGCCGGTTTCAAGTCTACATTCCACCAAGGTCACATATCCGAAACGTTCGAGTACTTTATAATGTGTAACGGCATGCTTTCCAAAATCACCTTCCGGAAAAACGTGCATCATTTTGCGGTCTTTTAAATTTCTTCCCACATGGCCTTCTATGGTTCCTTCATCCTCAGCAAAATCGCCCCATACGAGCGCATTGTAGGTGCGTTTGGTAGTGCGGTCAAAAAACTGTTTGGCTAATTTGCTTAACGCGATTTCATTTTTTGCCATCACCATAATTCCGGTGGTATCCTTATCCAATCGATGCACTAATCCGGGCCGTGCGTTTTGTGAATTGAAGAGCGGCAAATGCTGAAAATGATACATCAGAGCATTAACCATTGTTCCGCTATAGTTACCGTAGCCGGGATGCACTACCATGTTGGCAGCTTTATTTACCACTACTACTTCTTCATCTTCATACACAATATCGAGTGGAATATTTTCGGGTTTAATTTCACGGTCGCGCGGAGGATGAGTTAATACAATTGTAATAACATCAAAAGGCTTTACCTTGTAGTTGGATTTTATTGGTTTTGCATTCACCAAAATATTTCCGGCTTCGGCTGCTGCCTGGATTTTGGTGCGGGTGGCATTTTCGATGCGGTTCATCAAAAATTTATCAATGCGCAACAGGTCCTGTCCTTTGTCAACATCAAAACGAAAATGCTCAAACAGGTCTTGTTCTTCCTGTTCTTCCTGCTCTTCAAACGGTTCTTCTTGCATTTTAGTTTTTGGATTTTTGGGGCGACTATTTTATCACCACAATTTTTTTGTTCACGAAGGTGTGAAGCATTTTGTTTTCGATACTTACAAAATAAATTCCTCCGTTAATTTCTGAAATATCAATTCCTTGTGAAGTACTTTGGCTTAACGCTAATACGATTTTACCGCTTAAGTCACGCAGCTGAATCACAGCATCAAAAGGATTTGTGGTGCTTATAAATAAACGGTCGTTGGCCGGATTGGGATACAGGTTTATACTTCCAACTTCCGTCTTTATTTTTTCGGGTATGCCGATATATAAATATGGACAGGATTTAAAAACCGGATGCAGCATTAAACTTCCATTGATGATGGATTGATTCCAACCTCCGCCGATATTAAAATATAACTTGTCACCATTGTTGTTATTCTTATCCAAACCCACATTTAATTCATTGGCTGTACTTTGTACCCAACCCACATAAAAAGTACCCGAAAGCGGAACAGGATTTTCTAAATCAAATTTTATAAAACCATTTATAACGTGCGCATAGGATGGCGAATAGTTTTGTGTACTCTCGTAAACAACCGCTCCTGGAGCGCCCCCGATGTCGTTCCAAATGCGCAAACGAAAAAATTTATTGCTGGCATTATCTACCGAAGGATTAAAATAAATATACACCGCATTCATGGTGTCACTTGTATTCAAGGTAAATTTTAATGCTGCTTGACCACCTGCCTGCACCACGCCATAAGCCGATTCGGCAGAAGCATCGTCATAAGCAAAATAATCATTAAAATGCTGCACAAAGCGCACAGTATCGTTGCTGTTTATTTGATCGGTTCCCGGAACACCGGCAATTGCTAAACTGTGGGTAATAATAAAATCACGGCATCTATCAGTATCCGGAAAAACAAAGTTTACCGGTGGAAAAGTATGTGGCGCAAAATTGTAATATCCGTTCAAATAAGAAGGAATGTTTTGCGAACCAGCATTGGGATAATTATACCACAAATTATCATCGTTATCAGAAACTTTATAGGTGTAGGATTGAAAATTTTCGGTCACTTTATTCAAATTCACTATTGTATTCTTCACATTGGCTTTCATCATCGATGGCACAAACTGACTATAGGGAATGGCCTGAAAATCTTTCAACATCGATTGAGCCGGATACACAAAAGCAATGTCGCGGACAATAGTATCTTGAGCTATAGCAATTTTATTTAAGGTCACATAATCTATATGCCAATGATCGACATTTCCCGAAAGGGTAGCATAATTTTTAAAACGAAACTGAAATCCTTTATATAAATAAGTGGAACCTTGTTTTAAAGCAATACTAACTTTTTGAAATGCCGTGTCCGGATAAATTAAATTTCGCCCCGGCAACGACCATACATGGCTCCAAGTGCCATCCTGCTTTTTAAAATCCAACACCAGCGAGTCGGTTGATTCAGGAAAATTGCCAAGTCCTTTAGGCTGACAGAAAAAGCTCAATACCACACTATCATTTGCGCCTACAGGTATATTTAAATCCAAGTACTTTGAAGTAAGTTTATCCGCTAAGCCATAAGCTACAGGATTCGCAAAATTGTAGGGATACCCGGTCGAATCCAAACCATCGAAAGTTGCTACGCCAATACTGGGCGGATTGATTGGGAAGGTAGAATTAACAAAAACTTCATTCTCGTACCATAAAGTTTGATTGGGATAAATGTGCGTATTGATAAAAGTTATGCTGTCGATTTCAAGCACTTTGGTTGTGAATAATTTTACCAAATTACTATCAATCTGAACGTGCGTAACGCTATCGTAAACCGGTCGAAAATATGGATTCCACACGTCAAAAATAGCTGTTGCTTGTGTAGGTTTATTTAAGTTATCGAAAAGCGTGAGGTTAAATACCGGCGGCTGTTTTATCGAATCTATTGAATTGATTGAAGTGTTATAAAAGTAGGTATAAGCCGTGTCGGTAATGTAATAAATGGTATCCACCGGTGGAATAAATCCGTTAATCTTAAACGAATAATGCAGTGAATCGCTTTTAGCAAGGCCACTGTATTTAGAAGTATCGTAAGAAGTAAATTTGTTGCTGCTAAAATCATCCACAAATGGCAACGCAACTGAAAGCGTATCCTTTGTGAATATAATTCTTTTTTTAGCGATAGCACTTATCTTGGATTGAGCATCGGAGTGATGTTTTGTAAACAGTGCCGGATTAGTGGTAAGTTCATATTCTCTTTCCTGTGCAAGTACTTGTAAGGAGGCAAAAAGCAAAAAGAGCGTAAAAATAATACTGCGTAATTTATTCATTCGGAACAAGTGTGTCTTGGGTTGGAATACTTATTTTAGTTTCATCTTGGGTAAAAAACAAATCAATGCTTCTTCCCGGATTTATCATGGCATTGCTTGAAAATGCAGGTGTTTGTTTGTAAACTTTTGCGAGGGTAGTGTCCTTCACCGTTTTATCATACACCAAAGCACCTACTTCTAAGGAAGCAGATTTCACAGCGCTTTCAGCGGCATCTCGTGTTAAACCTATTAAACTGGGAACAGGCACTTTTTCGCCATTTAAGCCATCGCCTAACACTAAATCAATTTTCGAATTTTTAAGAATGGAAGTTCCCGGTTGAATATCACGCCCTTTATAGGTTTGATGCAATACTGCATTAAATGCATAATCGGGTACGTATTTTAAATTACCAACTTCTAATCCGTAGGTCTCTAACATGGCAGTAGCTTGGCGCAAAGAAACATCAATTAAATTGGGCATTTGCACTTTGGGTGGGTTAAATGCATTTACTGTTAAGTAAACCGTACGGTTTTGTTTCACTAAAAATTTAGCTGAAGGATTTTGCTCCACCACCGTTCCTGGTTTATTTTCCTCATCAAAAATAGAATCCACAATTACATAACGCAATTCCTTATCATCTATTGCTTTTGCTGCAGCTTTTAACGTAAGGCCTTTCAAATCGGGTACTTCAATGGTTTTGCCATGCAAGGTATAGGTGGATATAAACTTAAATGCAGCCCACAATACCAACACTACCACAGCGAGTGCAGCAGCAGCATGTTTTAAAAATAATTTACTTTTTATAAATTCTATCACCTAATTTGTTTTTTGTTTCCCTATTCTAAATCTATGTGAAACCTATGATTCTATGTTCCTATGTGTTTAAATTTCAACCTCAATACGGATGCATAATTTCTAATTTACCAATTCCCGTTTCCCAAACTTTTGAAAAGCAAATTTCAATATGCCATCAATAAAATCGTAGGGCTTTAATCCGTCAATGGCAGCCTGATGAAATATACAAGTTGCCGGTGTCATTCCGGGCAGTGAGTTTACTTCAATAAAAATTACCTCTACCCTATTTTGTTCAAACACCCGCACAAAAGCATCGATGCGCGCATAACCATTAATATTAAGCAAGCGCGCTGCCTTTTCTAATTCGGATCTTACTTGCTGTGAAATTAATTTACGTGCTGTAGTATCCTTTGAAAAGCGTGCAGGAGTAATATTTTGACCTTGACCGGCCAAAAACTTTTCTTCCAACGATAGTACTTCACCTTCCGATAAGGCCTCGCTGGGTTCAAATACTTCGTAACACACATTGCCTTGTGCATCAAAGGAAGTGAGCATACCACCTGTAATTTCTAAAAAGTGTGAAGCCCCGTTTTTGCTGATGAGTTCTTCTACTAAAAATTCTGTTTTAATTGGAAACTCTTCCTTGGGCTTTACTTTTAAAATGGCTGCCTTGGCTTCATCCAATGCTTCGCTTTTGCGGAAAATCAAATCGGCAAACGCTACTAATTCAGTCTCCGATTTTATTTTTCGCACTGCACTGCTGCAGCCATCATCCACCGGTTTTGCTATGAGTGGAAATTTAATTTTTCCTAAAATAGTGGCAATCGCTTTTGTGGTATCTGCTTTCCAATCCTGCTCTTTCACTACCATATGTGCTGCAACCAATTGATTGTTTTTTCGCAGCAGTTCGTTGGTTTCGTATTTATTGATAGTAATAGAAGAACTAATCGCATCTGAACCGTTATAGGGTAATCCTACTTTTTCGAGATGTTTTTGCACTGCACCATCTTCGCCCGGGCGACCATGCAAAGCAATAAACACAGCATCCACCGCCGTGGCAAGCGAATCATAAGTTAAACTTTGTGGCTTGGCTAAATTTCCGGATTGGGAATATTTCTCTGTTAGTTCAGCACTTTCGGCAATTATTTTTTTGATGATGGGATGAATGGAATAATGATCAATCTTCTCGCGAATATCGTCGGCATTATCTTTCAGCAAAATATTTATTGGAATTTGATACATCAAATGCTCCTGCTCATTGCCGGTTAGAAAAACCGGAATGGGTTGATATTTTGTGGAGGAGGAAAGTTTTTCATAAATATTCCTTCCGCTTTCTACCGAAATATGCCGCTCACTGCTGAAGCCACCTAACATTACCGCAACCTTTATTTTTTGCCTAGCATCCGATTTTTCGCGTGCGATGGATACATCTAAATTTTGAATTAAGGTTGGAATGGCTTTATTATCGGGCATGTCCAACAAGCGTTGTTGCAATGAAATGCGAATGATGTAAGTCAAAAATTGAGAAGGATTTAATCCGATTTCAGCTGCCTGATGAAAGAAAAACGAAGAAGGCATCATACCCGAAGTGGTATTGGGATCGTTTAAAAACACAGTACCGTCTGCTTTAATAAATCCATCAATACGGGCATACACATCGAACTTAAAGTGATGAAATAATTTTTCACATCCGCTTCTTATTTTTTCGATTTGTGCATCCGGTAAATCAATG
This portion of the Bacteroidota bacterium genome encodes:
- a CDS encoding SpoIIE family protein phosphatase; protein product: MLNFRKKISLLFLLLLATCSASAINRNTIGVPLIRSFDFSGSGLRTNWSIVQDKRGVMFFGVQGGVLEFNNIDGTTLILLPNGSTVRSLCSNEEGIIFVGGRQEIGYLKPNDNGALEYKSLVEKLDSSDRNFTEVAKVYNTKDGICFQAFEALYFFKDGKFKVIKSSSTFHFSYYINDILYVLERGVGLDKYENGRLSLLPGGDEFSDDRIYSILPIAKNKLLFATRDRGLFLYDMLQPLGKNILQLNTPASDYLAESQVYDGVQLEDSSIIYGTLQGGLVILNQKAEIIKVLNKSNILEDNKVNDLYVDNYGDLWMAQDNNVSILEINSPFTFIKDKNGINGNIQGICKFENRVYVATTLGAYFIELNSTQAGFENNPKFNKLDLKSECFSFLDAKIGAVNKLFVATTLGFFEIQENKIKPILQEYCFFAFQSKIDPNKLFVGLKNGFAVLTLTDGSWEINYPDQNIKDEIKTIAEDHYGNIWLVSVKEGVYKVTKEGLAHLNSLGTSQYQYEKFDTASGLPDVIYNKVFPFEQDVIFGTKDGFFNFNYRTNRFDPFLTFNQVLDKSSSQIVDFAKASEHEYIVLSVLEGSGPLISILEKKPDGNYSNYSKQFRRMGEVVVTAICIKNENTLWMSSTNNIICADQHTVKNNSKTSDRLYNALIRNIRIGNDSIIFYGTFADKVIKYNEEWNIPTLKQPRSFLPEISFRLNSISFAFSYSFNEPSTSNYYSYYLEGFENEWKPWSLESKVSYNNLREGKYTLHLKAKNIYDTISDETTYEFVILPPWYRTIWAYLAYLLLFAGFVYLVVQVSVRRLKTAKLVLENTVKERTSEIVKQSEEIQKQKDIVEIKNKDITDSINYAKRIQDTILPPDNEIKRLLPESFILFLPKDILSGDFYWVDEIDDTVLVAAVDCTGHGVPGALMSIVGNNILSQSINEHRLSKPSAILDELNKGVTNTLRQKNEESKVKDGMDIVLLSLDKKTNKVAWAGANNPIYHIRNGELTETKGNKFPIGIFIGEELKHFDNHEMEVQKGDTIYLFTDGYADQFGGPKGKKFKYNQFKITLIQLQHLPMEEQRMKLLNTIRSWQGENEQVDDILVIGIKI
- a CDS encoding tetratricopeptide repeat protein, with translation MLEFKESTTSLKYTLEDTAFVDALNQKAWSIRKSYPNKSLDLALKAREVAIEINYSYGLAQSYLSSGSSYYLLSQFQIALLDLQKAQSIFEYLKEHAGLAAVIRSIGNIHLALFQYEKSLEVYFQALKFSRDANDKLGIAYIYRNISAVYHYQEKYEISLEYASKAIELFIEQQEELGLTDALNSVGNTYLKTNQPQKAFDVLTRSLKISNFNNHLKGIALANTSLGKYYCIVHDYNQAIYHHQLAMSAAKEMGEKMLISEVYKNLSDAYKLIGDFEQALECFEYHDKVKSKVLTSNNEVIINVMQTQFELEQAEKEKEIYKLRNYELAKANKLIETKNKDITDSIKYAKHIQEASLPDKALMDEYLKDYFVLYKPKDIVSGDFYWFAEKDGIVYVAAVDCTGHGVPGAFISIVGQNLLRQALSELKTASPAQILDEVNRLFNLTIRQTFEESTVRDGMDISLCRIDFKNLSLQFAGAFNPLFLVRETALTKYTADKFPIGIFIGEEVRKFHNNEIKLEPKDIIYMASDGYADQFGGEEGKKLKNKFFHQTLIDNHLLEMYQQKINLENFHNQWRGPYEQVDDILVIGIRI
- a CDS encoding DUF1398 domain-containing protein, with protein sequence MFTIEQIKAAHSRVKSGADFPTYIHEIKKLGLIKYETFVSTGNTNYYGTDDYTISTGAKYEALTIADTSNIAQFKVDLKAHQQGKTDFPTFCKDCAKSGVEKWVTNTDKMTCTYYDLKGIEMLMEIIPN
- a CDS encoding RluA family pseudouridine synthase, with the protein product MQEEPFEEQEEQEEQDLFEHFRFDVDKGQDLLRIDKFLMNRIENATRTKIQAAAEAGNILVNAKPIKSNYKVKPFDVITIVLTHPPRDREIKPENIPLDIVYEDEEVVVVNKAANMVVHPGYGNYSGTMVNALMYHFQHLPLFNSQNARPGLVHRLDKDTTGIMVMAKNEIALSKLAKQFFDRTTKRTYNALVWGDFAEDEGTIEGHVGRNLKDRKMMHVFPEGDFGKHAVTHYKVLERFGYVTLVECRLETGRTHQIRVHFKHIGHPLFNDELYGGARILKGTTFAKYKQFINNCFELIPRQALHAKSLGFVHPTTKKELFFDSELPADMQAVLSKWRVYASNKELSEE
- a CDS encoding T9SS type A sorting domain-containing protein, with the protein product MNKLRSIIFTLFLLFASLQVLAQEREYELTTNPALFTKHHSDAQSKISAIAKKRIIFTKDTLSVALPFVDDFSSNKFTSYDTSKYSGLAKSDSLHYSFKINGFIPPVDTIYYITDTAYTYFYNTSINSIDSIKQPPVFNLTLFDNLNKPTQATAIFDVWNPYFRPVYDSVTHVQIDSNLVKLFTTKVLEIDSITFINTHIYPNQTLWYENEVFVNSTFPINPPSIGVATFDGLDSTGYPYNFANPVAYGLADKLTSKYLDLNIPVGANDSVVLSFFCQPKGLGNFPESTDSLVLDFKKQDGTWSHVWSLPGRNLIYPDTAFQKVSIALKQGSTYLYKGFQFRFKNYATLSGNVDHWHIDYVTLNKIAIAQDTIVRDIAFVYPAQSMLKDFQAIPYSQFVPSMMKANVKNTIVNLNKVTENFQSYTYKVSDNDDNLWYNYPNAGSQNIPSYLNGYYNFAPHTFPPVNFVFPDTDRCRDFIITHSLAIAGVPGTDQINSNDTVRFVQHFNDYFAYDDASAESAYGVVQAGGQAALKFTLNTSDTMNAVYIYFNPSVDNASNKFFRLRIWNDIGGAPGAVVYESTQNYSPSYAHVINGFIKFDLENPVPLSGTFYVGWVQSTANELNVGLDKNNNNGDKLYFNIGGGWNQSIINGSLMLHPVFKSCPYLYIGIPEKIKTEVGSINLYPNPANDRLFISTTNPFDAVIQLRDLSGKIVLALSQSTSQGIDISEINGGIYFVSIENKMLHTFVNKKIVVIK
- a CDS encoding PASTA domain-containing protein, with product MIEFIKSKLFLKHAAAALAVVVLVLWAAFKFISTYTLHGKTIEVPDLKGLTLKAAAKAIDDKELRYVIVDSIFDEENKPGTVVEQNPSAKFLVKQNRTVYLTVNAFNPPKVQMPNLIDVSLRQATAMLETYGLEVGNLKYVPDYAFNAVLHQTYKGRDIQPGTSILKNSKIDLVLGDGLNGEKVPVPSLIGLTRDAAESAVKSASLEVGALVYDKTVKDTTLAKVYKQTPAFSSNAMINPGRSIDLFFTQDETKISIPTQDTLVPNE
- a CDS encoding D-alanine--D-alanine ligase; its protein translation is MRTAIVFGGFSKEREISFAGGRTVYDNLNKALFEPVPLFVDSFGNFILLNWEFVYKGSIRDFYPPASHIPATSGEFQIYAESLGDLTLKEQEQLIDTLGVRIEPKEFKQYFDFAFLCLHGPYGEDGKVQELLQSVDIPYSGSGIEPSKIGIDKALQKQLMQAAGFASPDFFVIDRADWLKGKQHEYYEKAKSQIHFPCVIKASTQGSSIGVSIMNAANEAEFRKAVNKSFFIHEIDFNDWGKLNDWDKSEFIHSLSDIREGIGIPVKIGEVKIYHPADLIEYLNTHLNEGENLRIESLDADERVVVEGFIEGREFSCIVLQNEMGASGKAAIALPPTEIKKGKELFDYRSKYLPGLSRKITPIDLPDAQIEKIRSGCEKLFHHFKFDVYARIDGFIKADGTVFLNDPNTTSGMMPSSFFFHQAAEIGLNPSQFLTYIIRISLQQRLLDMPDNKAIPTLIQNLDVSIAREKSDARQKIKVAVMLGGFSSERHISVESGRNIYEKLSSSTKYQPIPVFLTGNEQEHLMYQIPINILLKDNADDIREKIDHYSIHPIIKKIIAESAELTEKYSQSGNLAKPQSLTYDSLATAVDAVFIALHGRPGEDGAVQKHLEKVGLPYNGSDAISSSITINKYETNELLRKNNQLVAAHMVVKEQDWKADTTKAIATILGKIKFPLIAKPVDDGCSSAVRKIKSETELVAFADLIFRKSEALDEAKAAILKVKPKEEFPIKTEFLVEELISKNGASHFLEITGGMLTSFDAQGNVCYEVFEPSEALSEGEVLSLEEKFLAGQGQNITPARFSKDTTARKLISQQVRSELEKAARLLNINGYARIDAFVRVFEQNRVEVIFIEVNSLPGMTPATCIFHQAAIDGLKPYDFIDGILKFAFQKFGKRELVN